A window of the Cicer arietinum cultivar CDC Frontier isolate Library 1 chromosome 6, Cicar.CDCFrontier_v2.0, whole genome shotgun sequence genome harbors these coding sequences:
- the LOC101509602 gene encoding uncharacterized protein — MDSDSETSIISPSSSPPLPVTTNRTYQHDMLDPYFMHPSDNPSVALVSPPRITTRGRCSKNVNSSVSNSNRANSKGRGDTDGRSSGSSRRHSRYCSHCHRSGHTVDVCFYKHGFPPHFRKNGNSSTNNCVASNVDDDDHKSSCADDSLGDFSPSSFTTEQQKALLALLHTSQTSFSSVVNHLFNSSHTCSFSFPNISNVINTQSWILDTGATNHVCYYDSIFQSLKGIKHVRIRLPNGCTIITELAGTDNLSQKRIGTADLIHGLYLLSDPCLHIVSTYHKRLPFPNSTTIADCCFDLIHMDIWGPFSMPSILGYKYFLTVVDEKSRFCWLPSKFLSYKSLFHILHGFLPDISEIRVFGCLCYASTLKSNRKKFDPRSRKCIYLGHKFGTKGYILFDLHNREIFVSRDIAFFENVFPFNGSQENKISSSIPFINPTSIDFLFDLPPTPIENALAPSFSPQLPFSKYATPSPSPITTTPHPIPTRKSTRQVKPPSYLKDFHCKLLAGKNLNPHVSHLHSSGILYPLSQFISYDNLSSSHRSFILNVSTVKEPSSYTNAIKDKNWRPAIQNELDALAYNKT; from the exons ATGGATTCAGATTCAGAAACTTCGATAATTTCTCCTTCGTCTTCGCCTCCACTTCCAGTCACAACCAATCGCACCTACCAACATGATATGCTTGATCCATACTTCATGCATCCAAGTGACAATCCTAGTGTCGCGTTGGTTTCTCCGCCTCGAATTACCACTCGTGGTCGC TGCAGCAAGAACGTCAACTCTAGTGTCTCCAACTCTAATCGTGCTAATTCAAAGGGGCGTGGTGATACCGATGGTCGTTCATCTGGTAGTAGTAGACGTCACTCGAGATATTGCTCTCACTGCCATCGTTCAGGTCACACCGTTGACGTTTGTTTCTACAAACATGGTTTTCCTCCTCATTTTCGCAAGAATGGAAATTCTTCTACCAATAATTGTGTTGCGTCTAATGTTGATGATGACGATCACAAATCCAGTTGTGCTGATGATTCTCTAGGTGATTTTTCCCCTTCTAGTTTCACCACTGAGCAACAGAAGGCTTTATTGGCGTTATTGCACACATCTCAAACTAGCTTTTCTTCTGTCGTGAATCATCTATTTAATTCATCCCACAcatgttctttttcttttcctaaTATTTCTAATGTCATAAATACTCAATCTTGGATTTTAGATACTGGTGCTACAAATCATGTATGCTATTATGATTCTATTTTCCAATCTTTGAAAGGTATTAAACATGTTCGTATTCGTTTGCCTAATGGTTGTACAATCATAACTGAACTTGCTGGAACT GACAACCTTTCCCAGAAGAGGATTGGTACAGCTGATTTGATTCATGGATTATACTTGCTTTCTGATCCATGTTTACATATTGTTTCCACTTAT CATAAACGTTTGCCTTTTCCTAATAGTACTACTATTGCTGATTGttgttttgatttaattcaCATGGATATATGGGGTCCTTTTTCTATGCCTTCCATTTTGggttacaaatattttttaacagttGTTGATGAAAAATCTCGTTTTTGTTGG CTGCCATCCAAGTTTTTAAGTTACAAGTCactttttcatattttacaTGGCTTTTTACCTGATATTTCTGAAATAAGGGTTTTTGGTTGCTTATGCTATGCTTCTACCTTAAAATCAAATAGAAAGAAATTTGATCCTCGATCTCGTAAATGCATTTATTTGGGCCATAAATTTGGAACTAAAGgatatattctatttgatttACATAATCGAGAAATTTTTGTTTCTCGCGATATTGCTTTCTTTGAAAATGTGTTTCCTTTTAATGGTTCTCAAGAGAATAAAATATCTTCATCCATTCCTTTCATCAATCCTACTtcaattgattttctttttgatttacCACCAACTCCTATAGAGAATGCTCTTGCCCCTAGCTTTTCACCACAACTCCCATTTTCAAAATATGCCACTCCTTCTCCTTCACCCATTACCACTACACCACACCCAATTCCTACCAGAAAGTCTACCCGACAAGTTAAACCTCCATCATATCTTAAGGACTTTCATTGTAAACTTTTGGCTGGTAAGAATCTTAATCCGCATGTTTCCCATTTGCACAGTTCAGGTATTCTCTATCCTCTTTCTCAATTTATTTCCTATGATAATTTATCTTCTTCTCATAGATCTTTCATCTTAAATGTTTCAACTGTTAAGGAACCATCTAGCTATACAAATgctattaaagataaaaattggAGGCCAGCTATTCAAAATGAGTTGGATGCTCTTGCTTACAATAAAACTTGA